DNA sequence from the Bremerella cremea genome:
TGCAGCTAGCGACTGCAAAATCGGCGCAATCGGAAAAACCTCTGCAATTCCTATCAAGCGAACATCCGCATCGCGCCGATGACTCCACGTAACGGACGAGATGCGCCGCGAAAGATTCGCGCCAGCGCATGCAGCAAAACAGGGGGGCTACCTGAATTGCAACGACCGGTTTTTAAGTGCGCTACTGGTTCGCCATCGCCTGTTTGTTCTTGCTTTCGACCGGCTGCGTCGCTGTACCCGAGGTGCGCGAGAAACCGGTCTACCACAACCCGTTTCCACAACTCGCTCGCGTTGCTGTTATACCGTTTAACAACCAGAGTGACGTGCCGACCTTAAACATGGACGACGTCACGTTGGCCTATTACGGCGAACTGCAATCGGTCCGCGGCTTTGAAGTGGTTCCGGTAGGAGTGGTCATCCGTGCTATGCAAGCAAGTGGCAACGATCTGACCGATATCCAACAGATTCGTGGCCTCGGAAAAATGTTGGGGGTCGATGCTGTCGTGGTCGGTTCGGTTACCGACTTCTCTCCTTACTATCCCAAACGCATAACGCTGGCAGTTAATTGGTATGCCACCAATCCTGGCTTCCATCCAATTCCCCCTGGCTACGGGCTACCTTGGGGCACCTCTGGGGAAGAGTTCATCCCCGAATCGCACGTGTGGGAAGCGGAGTTCGCTTTGGCCCGAGAACAGTTAGCAACCCAAACGCCTACGCAAGCCGATGGCCTCGATCCCCTGGGAAATCCCGAGGAAAACGGCAAAGTGGCCGTCGACGGCTTGCCAGCCGACTGGCCTGATCCGACTGGTTTTATCCCCGATGGCCCGAAGACCGAGCACCCACCGATGCTACCCCATGATGGTCCGATTATCTCGCAGATCCGCACTTACGCCGAGAACGATTCCGATGTCACAGACCGTGCCGAGCAGTATTTCTTTTTTCTGGATGATTCACGTAATGGCGGTTGGCAGGGTTTTCTCGATCGTAGCAACGATTTCATTCGTTTCTGTTGCTACTCGCATATCAGCGAAATGCTTTCTCTTCGTGGCGGAGCTGGCGAATCTCAACTGGCGATTCGATGGGGCAATCGCCGATAAACATCTTTACCACGGATGAGTTTTGAAATTGTCTGGGAGGCTGCCTCACGTGACGGAAGAGATAAACGTACTAGCACTGGTCAAGGGTGAAGAACGCTACGTGTTTTTGTTCAGCGATCAACGCAGGGCTGAAGCCTTGCGAACGCTGGGGAGATACGCGAGCAATCCAGAGCTGAGCTTCACCTGGTATGATGCCGCAGTGCTTAGCCAAAAGATTCGTGCTCAGGTCATCGACGAAGATACGGCTCCGCAAAACGATCCGGCTGTGAAGCCTCGTTTTGCGTTCCCGGCCAATGGACCGATCGATATCGGAAGTCTCGATTCCGATCATCTCGACTTCGACGAGTTTAGCTAAGCTGCGGAGCCCCAAGGGTGATTAACCAAGCTACCAGTGCATCTGCCCAAGGGCTGCGAAGTGTCATTGATAGCTTCCTCCGCTATCTGCAGGTCGAACGGAATGCGTCCGACCTGACGATCAAAAGCTATGGCGAAGACCTCGACGCTCTGGCTGGGTACCTGGAAGAGAGCTTCGCCTTGGAACCCTCGCCGGACGAGATCACCACGCTTGATCTGCGAGGCTATGTTTCTGCCGTTACCGAAGCGGGCTACTCTGGTAGTACCGTGGCCCGACGGTTGGCATCGATGCGGAGCTTCTTCAAGTTTGCCCAGCGGCAGCAACTGGTCGATAAGAACCCAGCCAAGCCACTTCGTAACCCACGGAAGAGCCAGAAGCTACCCCATTTTCTGACCACCGACGAAATAGGTCGCTTGCTCAACGCCCCGCCGAAGTCTTCTTCGGCAGGCATTCGTGATCGGGCTATGCTTGAAACGGCTTATAGCGCTGGCCTACGTGTGAGCGAATTAGTCGGCATCAACGAGAACGATCTCGACCTGCACGATGGCCTGGTCCGCGTTCGAGGAAAAGGACGAAAAGAGCGACTTGCTCCCCTCGGTTCGTTTGCCTTAGATGCCCTCTGTCAGTGGTTAGATGTTCGCCATTTGAGTGCCAAGAGCGAGAAACTGGCCGACCGACCGGTGTTTCTCAACAAATTCGGCAATCGGATCACCACCCGCAGTGTGGGCCGAATGCTAGAGAAATATCTCAAAGAAACGGGCCTCGATCTGCGAACCAGTCCTCACACATTACGGCATAGTTTCGCCACGCACTTGCTCGACGCTGGGGCTGACATTCGGAGTGTGCAGGAACTGCTGGGGCACAAGAGTTTGGTTACCACCCAGATCTATACCCACCTGAGCACCGCGTCGCTGCGCGGGATCTACGAAAAAGCTCATCCCCGGGCCAAGGCCTAGTAGCCTGCTTGGCTACCGCCAAGATCCGTAACGCGACCTCCCCGTTTCCGGGAAAAAATCAAGTCGCATCACTGGGCGTTGGTGCCCGAACGGCGACTGGCAGTAACGTACCTGAATATGTTCACCGACGTCTTCTCCGATCGTGTGACCATCTTCGATCACCGGTCCATGCTCTGCCAGGTAACCGGCCAATCCATAAAATCGTTCGGAAAGGTCGTCCGGCGAATCGGTTGCGTTCTCGGTAACAAAGTCCATCAGATCAAATGCTTCCATTCCCTGGGTAAAGCCGACCGTTGTCCCGTCACTGTTCTTTCCCACAAAGACCGACAACCATAAAGGGAAGGGCATCTCGCTCGGCAGCATTGTTTCTGCCAAAGCACAAAACATTTCTGGGGAATTCAGCAAACCGTTCTCTCCCCACAGCACGCCAGCCGGATTCCCAACCGTGCGGAGTAAGGATGCAGTCACCATCGTAAGTAGTTTTGATTGTTCGAGCACCGCCGCTTCGCCAACTGCCGTCACGATGAGATGCCCCCGGTGCGATTGCATTTGCTCGACCGCATCAGGCCAGATCCAAGTCTGCCGTTGGGGAGTAGCCCAGTTATCTCCTGGGATCGGACCTGGCATCATCCCCATGGCAATGCTCATGTTCCCGATATCAAACGAAAGCGTATTCTCCTGCTTTCGGGCCTCCTCAGGCGCTGGCAACATCGGCCAAAAAGTCGCGAGATCGTTGCGCAAGCTTTTCCATGAAACCCGGGATCCACGGTTCAAAGCAATCATCGAGAGGGAGACTGCCACGACAAACTCCTAATGCCTAGCACTTCGTAACATCAACTCTCTTGGGTGTCCTGCCTGGATTCTAAACGGTTACAAACGGAAAAGGCAAAACAATTCCCTTGTTCGAAAGATTTAATTTTACGACGCAACTCTTCTTGCTCTGCGTCGTTTGATGAGCACAAAACGACCTTTCGATGCCACCTAGCAACCCTTCCCACGCCCCGCTTGTTCACGATAAATTATTTAATAGTTTAGTACGTCTTCCGAAACAGTCTCGGACCGTACGATATAAACAATCTTTGACCTATGATTCATTGGCCAAGCTAACGGTTGCCAAGGTGTACTGCTGGTTTGCCCTTTCAATTTCAATCGAGTCTCTGGAAAGTTACCTTCATGAAACGCGTAGCCATCATCGGTGCCGGAATCTCTGGCTTGGTATGCGCTCGCAGCCTGGCGGGCAAGTTCGACGTTCGCCTGTTCGATAAATCTCGTGGTGTGGCTGGTCGGATGGCAACGCGCCGTATTCCGGAAACAGGGGCGAACTTCGATCATGGTGCCCAATATTTCACCGTGCGCAGCGCTCAGGTCCAGCCTTTGCTTGAAGAATGGATTGACGATCACATCGTGGCTCCTTGGCGTGGCACGGTGGTCGTCGTGCGGCCTGGGATCAATACCGAACGCGACCCGACGCCACGGTTCGTAGCCATGCCCGGCATGAAGTCGCTGGGAAAACACCTGGCCGAATCGTTGACCGTCCGTACCCAAACGCCCATCGTTCAGGCCCTATATTCGGACGACGGTTGGGTCGTAACGACAGACAAAAAACAAACGTATGGCCCCTACGACTGGCTCGTCTGTACGGCTCCTCCGAGCCAAACCAATGCCATCCTGGGTAGCCGACATCCTTTTTATGCCAAGCTAGACGAACAACAATTCGATCCCTGCTGGGCCACGATGGTTCACTTTGCCAAACCTGTCCCGGTTCCTTACGACGCCGCCTTCGTTCATGAAAACCCGCTGCGGTGGATTTGCCGTAACAACAGCAAGCCCGGTCGTCCGTTGGATGAAGAGTGCTGGGTTCTGCATGCCAATCCAATTTGGTCGACCGAAAACTTGGAACGAACCTCCGAAGAGGTCACCACCGAACTACTCGAAGCATTCGCTCAGGCTATCGGCCAACCGCTGGGTGAAATCCGCTATGTCACCAGCCACCGCTGGCGCTATAGCGCTCCGGCCACCCCTTTGGAAGAAACTTGCCTAGTCGACGCCACCGCTCAACTGGCCATCTGTGGCGATTGGTGCTCTGGGGCCCGGGTCGAAGGAGCCATATTGAGTGGGTTGGGAGCTGCAGAGCAGATTCTGGCTGCCGGTTAGAAGGAATGGCAGTTTGAAGTTTTTAGTGTTTCGTTCGGAAGTTGGTGCTGATCAAGTTTCATTTGGTTTCATACTCAAAACTCTGATTAGGCTGCTCGCGGTCGTTTCGGTTTCATACTCAAAACCCCAACTCCCGTAGATCACGCTGTGCGTGACAAAGCAGCGGAATAACGTAAGAGCAAAGCAAACAACACGTTACGTTTGCTTAGGCTCGCGACTTCAAACTCATCCGGTTTCATACTCAAAACTCTGTGTTCGCAGTTGGCTTGTTTTTCGGTTTCATACTCAAAACTCCAAAAGCGGCTGGTTTGAGACGGGGCAGGGGGAGAGATTGCCTGGCGTGTGGTTGTTTTCAAGTTCATACTCAAAACTCTTTTTACGCTTCCATTAGGCCTCGCTACGGAATGAATTGTTGCGTGAAACATTTGGGGGTGCCTCCTCTATGTTGCGGTAGATTGCTCGGCCTTCGCTAGAGCAATTCCCAGTGCGCAGCATTCACGGCGTCTGCCTGCGTAAGTGCTGAGACGTTGTGAAGTTGAGGGGACCAGTACGATACCATTCAGGCTGAAAACCTAGCAAGGAAAAGATTGTGGATTACTCTCTTCTGGTAGGATGAGACGTATGAAACACTCGATCGCCTGGAAGATCTCCTCATTTTTCGCTTCACATCAAGAAAGCGGTGAGTTTGTTCGCTATCCGCGCGAAGCTCTTTACAAGCTCATTGGCGCAACCACCGAGCCGTCGCGGTTTGTCTATGTAACGAAGTGCTCAGCTCTTTCACCTAGGCTACTGCCTGACCTGCCAACCGATGTGACACTGCTGTCGCGAGACGGGCTTCCCGCGCCGTCTGACGTTGAATTAATAAGTTGCATTTCGAAACAAGTTCCCATCGGCTTTCTCGGTGACCTAGACCCGGCCGATTTATTAACTTTTGCCTGGCTGCAGGCTCACTTTGCGCCTCGGCAGGTGCCTCTTCTGGGCATTCAAGATCGGCTAATACAGTGCTTGAGTGATGAAGAACAAAGGAAATGCTCCCTTCCTTTTGATGAGTCAGAAATCGATGCATTGCCCCTACTTCAAGAGGCCTTGCCAGACTTGCAGGAATTAATCGGCCCTCAAAGCTATCGCCTGATAATGTCGCGTCAGAAGATCGAACTGGAAGGTTTAGTGCATGGCCATCGCTGGACGCCAGAACACTTTTGGCAGACGTTGTTCGCGGAACAGCATTATGGTGGTCCCCTTTATTCTTAGGGCAACTTTCTTCTTGTGCTGCCCCTGGCCCTAGGCATGATCAAGAGCAAACTCGAAGGGCCGTTTTTCCCCGGCAAAAAAGTGGCAGTTTCGCAACGAGGCGTAACCCGGTAAGTTGTGTTGGTACTTGATACCGTATAACGCACCAACTTTCGTGGAAGAGTCTGCATGCTTTGGATTGACGATGCCTTGCTGGTGGCTGGGGTTCTGCTTTTGCTGGGCGTGGTGACCAGTAAAATATCGGCTCGCTACGGTATCCCGATGCTGGTGCTGTTCTTGGGGTTGGGGATGCTGGCCGGCTCGGATGGGATTGGGGGAATTGAATTTGAAGATCCCATTCAAGCGAATGCGGTCGGCTCGTTGGCGTTGGCGATCATCTTGTTTCATGGCGGCCTGGGAACGACCTACACATCGATCGCTTCGGCCTGGAAGCCATCGTTGGTGCTGGCAACTTTAGGGGTTTTGATAACGTCCGTAGTAACCGGCTTAGCGGCGAGCTGGATTTTGCAGATCTCGTTACTGCAAGGGATGCTGCTGGGCAGTATTGTCGGTTCGACCGACGCAGCCGCTGTTTTCTCGGTACTGCGTACCGGCGGGTTTGCTTTGCCACCCAAACTGGCATCGACTTTGGAAATCGAAAGTGGCTCGAACGATCCGATGGCCATTTTTTTGACGGTGGGCTGTATCGAACTGCTAAAGCCTGATCCGGCTTCAACCGGCGAGCTTTTGCTGATGTTCGTTAAGCAAATGATGATCGGCAGCATCTTTGGCGTTTTGGCTGGCTACCTTGCCGTTTGGCTAACCAACCGCATCAAGCTCGACTCGGCCGGCCTTTATCCTTTGTTGGCAACGGGGCTGTGCCTGATCACGTTTGGAATGACCTCGTTTTTCGATGGCAGTGGTTTTTTGGCGGTTTACATTGCGGGAATTGTCATGGGGAACAATCGCATTGTATTCCAGAATGGAACCTTGCTCTTTCATGATGCGTTGGCTTGGCTGGCCCAAATCATGATGTTCATCGTGCTGGGCTTGCTCTGTTTCCCGAAAACGTTGGTGACCTACACTTGGGCCTCTCTGGGAATCGCGGTTGTGTTGATCTTGATTGCCCGGCCAATTGCGGTTGTGATTTCGTTGCTTCCGTTTCGCTTCCGCTGGCAGGAAATGGTCTTAGCCAGTTGGGGCGGGCTAAAAGGGGCCGTGCCTATTACCTTGGCCACGTTTCCTTTGCTCTATCATTTGGAACACGGCAACGATATTTTCAACGTGGTGTTCTTCGTGGTGGTGGTTTCCGCCCTCGTCCAAGGCTGGTCGCTTCCCTGGGTTGCGCGACAGCTAGGGTTAAACTACCCCATGCCTCCGAGCCCGCCACTGCAACTTGAAATCAATTCCTTGCAACACGTCGACGGCGAAATTGTAGATTTCACAATCACGTCCGAATCGCCTGCCGTCCGCAAACAAGTTCGTGACCTCGGTTTACCCGAAGGGGCAACCATTGCGTTGATCGCTCGCCAAGAGGAATTTATTCCGCCACAAGGGAAGACAATTGTCTCGGAAGGGGATCATGTGGTGGTTGTTATCAAGGGTGGGGCAGGGGAGTCTGTCAATAGAATCTTTATGCCCGAGATTGCCAGCGAAGTCCCGGAATCGGTGGAAAGAACGTGAACCGTTTTCGATGGCATGCACTGACACCATAAACCTACTTGCTGGTCGATGTCAGGATCGCCAGGAGCAACATGACCAATGCTTAAACGACCGCTGGGTAAGACCGGAATGGAAGTCACCCAACTCGGCTACGGTACGATGGGCCTGCGTGGACCTCGGACTTGGGGCGTGCGTGTGGTTGAGGATGACGCAGCAGATCGCTTTCTGAACTTGGTCCT
Encoded proteins:
- a CDS encoding DUF4261 domain-containing protein — encoded protein: MAVSLSMIALNRGSRVSWKSLRNDLATFWPMLPAPEEARKQENTLSFDIGNMSIAMGMMPGPIPGDNWATPQRQTWIWPDAVEQMQSHRGHLIVTAVGEAAVLEQSKLLTMVTASLLRTVGNPAGVLWGENGLLNSPEMFCALAETMLPSEMPFPLWLSVFVGKNSDGTTVGFTQGMEAFDLMDFVTENATDSPDDLSERFYGLAGYLAEHGPVIEDGHTIGEDVGEHIQVRYCQSPFGHQRPVMRLDFFPETGRSRYGSWR
- a CDS encoding potassium/proton antiporter produces the protein MLWIDDALLVAGVLLLLGVVTSKISARYGIPMLVLFLGLGMLAGSDGIGGIEFEDPIQANAVGSLALAIILFHGGLGTTYTSIASAWKPSLVLATLGVLITSVVTGLAASWILQISLLQGMLLGSIVGSTDAAAVFSVLRTGGFALPPKLASTLEIESGSNDPMAIFLTVGCIELLKPDPASTGELLLMFVKQMMIGSIFGVLAGYLAVWLTNRIKLDSAGLYPLLATGLCLITFGMTSFFDGSGFLAVYIAGIVMGNNRIVFQNGTLLFHDALAWLAQIMMFIVLGLLCFPKTLVTYTWASLGIAVVLILIARPIAVVISLLPFRFRWQEMVLASWGGLKGAVPITLATFPLLYHLEHGNDIFNVVFFVVVVSALVQGWSLPWVARQLGLNYPMPPSPPLQLEINSLQHVDGEIVDFTITSESPAVRKQVRDLGLPEGATIALIARQEEFIPPQGKTIVSEGDHVVVVIKGGAGESVNRIFMPEIASEVPESVERT
- a CDS encoding NAD(P)/FAD-dependent oxidoreductase, with protein sequence MKRVAIIGAGISGLVCARSLAGKFDVRLFDKSRGVAGRMATRRIPETGANFDHGAQYFTVRSAQVQPLLEEWIDDHIVAPWRGTVVVVRPGINTERDPTPRFVAMPGMKSLGKHLAESLTVRTQTPIVQALYSDDGWVVTTDKKQTYGPYDWLVCTAPPSQTNAILGSRHPFYAKLDEQQFDPCWATMVHFAKPVPVPYDAAFVHENPLRWICRNNSKPGRPLDEECWVLHANPIWSTENLERTSEEVTTELLEAFAQAIGQPLGEIRYVTSHRWRYSAPATPLEETCLVDATAQLAICGDWCSGARVEGAILSGLGAAEQILAAG
- the xerC gene encoding tyrosine recombinase XerC, producing the protein MINQATSASAQGLRSVIDSFLRYLQVERNASDLTIKSYGEDLDALAGYLEESFALEPSPDEITTLDLRGYVSAVTEAGYSGSTVARRLASMRSFFKFAQRQQLVDKNPAKPLRNPRKSQKLPHFLTTDEIGRLLNAPPKSSSAGIRDRAMLETAYSAGLRVSELVGINENDLDLHDGLVRVRGKGRKERLAPLGSFALDALCQWLDVRHLSAKSEKLADRPVFLNKFGNRITTRSVGRMLEKYLKETGLDLRTSPHTLRHSFATHLLDAGADIRSVQELLGHKSLVTTQIYTHLSTASLRGIYEKAHPRAKA